CGAAGGCCACCCCCACGGCAAGGCCTTCCGGGATGTTGTGGATGGTGATGGCGAGGACGAGGAGGGTGCTCCTCCGCCAGGACGTCGCCGGCCCTTCGGTACGGGAGAGGCCGGGGTGGAGGTGGGGGAGGAGCATGTCCACACCCCGGAGAAAGATCCCGCCGGCAAGAAACCCTGCCGCTGCGGGCATCCACTCGGGCAGACCAGTGCCGGCCGACATCTCAATCGCCGGGAGGAGGAGAGACCAGAAACTGGCGGCGATCATCACGCCCGCGGCAAAACCCAGCATCCCGTCCAGCACCCTCCTGTCGACCTCACGGGTCAGGAAGACGGTCGCCGCACCGAGCGCGGTCAGCGTCCAGGTGAAGAGGCCGGCGAGGAGCGCCTGCACGACGGGGTCAAGTGCCAGGAACTGCCCCATCACCATCCGCTGCCCCCATATATGCCCCTTTTTTCCTCAGAGCCATACGCCTTCCGCATTATTAAGGCGTTTTACGCTCCCAGGGATAAGGATTGTGACGCCCTGATCCATCACCTCGATATACCCTGCCCCAGAGAGATCAGAGGGACAATCATGTTCGGAGAAAAAGTCCTGGACGGGATTAGGAAATTTGTAGAGTCGAAAGAGGGCATCCGCGCCATGGTCCTGACCGGGTCCTGGGCGCGGGGCGAGGCGACAGAACAGTCCGACGTCGACGTCTTCCTGGTCACCGCGG
This window of the Methanofollis ethanolicus genome carries:
- a CDS encoding ZIP family metal transporter, giving the protein MVMGQFLALDPVVQALLAGLFTWTLTALGAATVFLTREVDRRVLDGMLGFAAGVMIAASFWSLLLPAIEMSAGTGLPEWMPAAAGFLAGGIFLRGVDMLLPHLHPGLSRTEGPATSWRRSTLLVLAITIHNIPEGLAVGVAFGALAAGHPTASLAAALALALGIGIQNFPEGMAVSVPLRREGLSPLRCFWYGQVSGVVEPVAALLGAVAVIVAAPLLPYALAFAAGAMIFVVVEDVIPESQINGHADLATMGALVGFVVMMVLDVGLG